Below is a window of Chitinophaga flava DNA.
CAACTTCCTCATGATCCTTTATACAGCACTCTATATCTTCAAAGACATAGAAGCAGTAAAGGAGTTTATAAAATTATGGCTGGGATTATCATTACTGGCAGGGTTATACGGTTGTTTTCAGGAATGGCATGGACTGCTGGGATTTGAAGATAGTTGGGTGAACCGTGATCCGCTGCGTTACAAATTATATTTCCAGGCAGGCAGTATGCGGAAATTCTCCTTTCTCTCCGACCCTACAGCGTACGGTATGCTGATGGCCGATGCGGTGATATTTGCCCTGGTACTGGCTATGGGCACCGTTAACCGCAAACTGCGCTGGACGCTGATAGGTATCTGTATTCCCATGATACTGGGCATGGCCTTTTCCGGTACCCGTACTGCTTATGCCATGTTGCCCGCAGGTATCATATTTTTTATCATGATGACCATCACCAGTAAAAGAACACTGGCATTTGCCATCATGGCCGTCATGATGTTTGTATTCATCCTGTTTGGCCCGGTACACAACGGCACCATCAGCCGTATACGTACGACCTTCCTTTTATCAGATGACGCCTCTTTCAACGTCAGGGATATCAACAGGGAAAGGATACAGCCTTATATCCTGCGTCACCCGCTGGGAGGAGGATTAAGTACTTCCGGCGTAGTGGGTGCACAGTATAATCCGGGGCATACGCTGGCTGGCTTCCCGCCTGATAGCGGCTATCTCAAAAGCGCACTGGAAATGGGCTGGGTAGGACTCGCACTCACCTGCTTCACCTATTTCATCATACTGCGTACCGGGATCAGAAACTACTATCGTAGCCGATCGCCGGAGATAAAAGGCTACTACGCGGCCATTGTGGCCGCTTTGTATGGCTATATTATCGCCCACTATACGCAGGTAGCTATCGGCCAGATACCAGGATGTTTTTTCTTCTATGCCATGCTGGCCGCAATCATAAAACTGATCACGTTCGATAAAGAACAACCCAATACCAATAATCCAATAACAATTTAATCATGAAACGAATATTTCTTTTCTCCTGTTCCGCGCTGCTCTCCTTAAGCATGTATGCACAGACAAAGACGCCCCATGTAAAACCTCAGTCGCAGACGAAGACACCACCCTCTGCCAACCCATCCAACAATGCCATCAGAGAACGGCTCGTAGAACTCGCACTTGATAACCCTCAGATGAGAATTGCCGGTTATCAGAAAGATAAAACTAACTATGAAGTCACCAAAGCAAGTGCTTCCTGGCTCAACTATGTAACTGCCAGCATGAACATCAACGAAGTAACGACAGGCGCCTACAAGGCTAATAACCCTGATCGGGCCAACATCTATTACCCGCTCTGGAATATCGGTATCAACGTTCCTCTGGGATCACTCATCAGCAAACCCGCAGATGTAAAAATTGCCCGTAAAAACAGAGCCATTGCTACTGAAGAAAAAGAAGTACTGGCAAGACTGATTAAAAGACAAATACTGTCA
It encodes the following:
- a CDS encoding TolC family protein; its protein translation is MKRIFLFSCSALLSLSMYAQTKTPHVKPQSQTKTPPSANPSNNAIRERLVELALDNPQMRIAGYQKDKTNYEVTKASASWLNYVTASMNINEVTTGAYKANNPDRANIYYPLWNIGINVPLGSLISKPADVKIARKNRAIATEEKEVLARLIKRQILSLYEDYLNKADLLNIQTEMAEDEAANLQTVEEKFSSGGVGYQEYSTASKSYSEQLFKQKVLQRDLNVVKLQIEEIIGVRLEEVLLQK
- a CDS encoding O-antigen ligase family protein — translated: MNYTNTNKKTGIFTAFINMIRHQIGERKLNSPLGYILMGLAAMVMSFAIARIDERIGLLVIAGLLGGTLTFICLFNTRLGFYITVTLSFFAFYINRLISESLPVGLGVDALIALTFIGIYFRKTIVREKYWQHTRNPITTAYFVFVAFFLVEFFNPSMDSIPGWIFAFRKFLNFLMILYTALYIFKDIEAVKEFIKLWLGLSLLAGLYGCFQEWHGLLGFEDSWVNRDPLRYKLYFQAGSMRKFSFLSDPTAYGMLMADAVIFALVLAMGTVNRKLRWTLIGICIPMILGMAFSGTRTAYAMLPAGIIFFIMMTITSKRTLAFAIMAVMMFVFILFGPVHNGTISRIRTTFLLSDDASFNVRDINRERIQPYILRHPLGGGLSTSGVVGAQYNPGHTLAGFPPDSGYLKSALEMGWVGLALTCFTYFIILRTGIRNYYRSRSPEIKGYYAAIVAALYGYIIAHYTQVAIGQIPGCFFFYAMLAAIIKLITFDKEQPNTNNPITI